The Schistocerca serialis cubense isolate TAMUIC-IGC-003099 chromosome 10, iqSchSeri2.2, whole genome shotgun sequence genome includes a region encoding these proteins:
- the LOC126425262 gene encoding cuticle protein 6.4-like has product MMKYLVLALCMFAAVFAAEESAPKEKRGLAYATGLGYSAPLAYSSGLYGGYGYGYPGYAAGYYGLGYRGLGYGAIGYHGLGYYGGYHY; this is encoded by the coding sequence GTCCTGGCCCTGTGCATGTTCGCCGCCGTCTTCGCTGCTGAGGAGTCCGCCCCCAAGGAGAAGCGCGGCCTGGCCTACGCCACCGGCCTCGGCTACTCCGCCCCCCTGGCCTACTCTTCTGGACTCTACGGTGGATACGGATATGGATACCCCGGATATGCTGCCGGTTACTACGGCCTCGGCTACCGCGGTCTGGGATATGGCGCAATCGGCTACCACGGTCTTGGCTACTATGGTGGCTACCACTACTGA